The following proteins are co-located in the Hypomesus transpacificus isolate Combined female chromosome 23, fHypTra1, whole genome shotgun sequence genome:
- the si:ch211-214e3.5 gene encoding zinc finger protein 518A, whose protein sequence is MEDDLTTPDDSAESDFNIIEVEDDKEAVKEFVSKHLKDLESQSPGLLYSDTDEAPFEETVSPNKTSRKASKKSPCKIQQGAVFSGKILSFGCSECKDDATYSPNDLLKHFQGAHKGNLPTYPCDLCGFVTNEFPALQRHRIGHRNTLVTCEICNDNVQYSLLLLTRHFIMCHSLNGHFHCEKCEFSTTDAGTFVQHIHHHNESRIKCVKCQHVSSSRSEHQKHQKVHSGTFPFSCQLCGYGAARREYLNKHMVTFHGMEAEKKNVWRAIEDSNNTLTSSSAGLKLLLKKSPSAGGASKDSQWMSKLHSLPGGLLDQNGRMFNPEKNLEETQPFLEKTVGSKKDSKKWNKGKNDQSPSKAMSSPSPSKDSDNSFGADTGSPNSNGLTVLMVKNKISLPPNCTTKVMGFKMVDGKKHLVLKVIPAVKLDCSPQNAMSLVEQEMGYSTSDSTSDGSKHSRICPSAHFLAVSQRSGSPFSPDSGQTSTPGTDQDTAIITEVKLEEEETSIGEMSSRSEEENGTDKLNLSQRLDGKHTPNNEHASQKATKESDLLVFENSQLKHGKLSNFTKTQPLLLSTASSDVGSTAQILVSEASSSGTFIKDDMPDTALSAVSVPALSAVSVPAANILADVSLDAEITTQQLQLRGEMGGPSEDRALSTATYCHESIIHDPTVPDGISGESKPSIDRLKRKSSNSKVGSTPGKDTLENTDSVVKEKDPPVDASRKTNAENSIENHQNQEVFSFHNYSKETSSLSSSSTQPSESLSEHSAEEGSYCRRESPEWSLTLAASPMTEHGIEDQSETGNGEETLKDINAIERVSESDIEVEECIATVEDPGSPMPNEKENQVLIHQDQPKVKLEEESVPLSEKPTGSKSTSAALGRIVEEHSDAIISHQLEKERVGFSAIGLESVRPPKTTLRILQTPEGKQQMFLQTADNCYPVPVQLKGNSGFKLITKSSTPQINVSYVKPGIERQSNPSGIALTLNSGRIGMSSASSGASEKGPKLISAVQPGVGTSASHYIVNSAGLKSPLLLSGTAQGAASENMVKGQSTCYLVQRPLPIAQVLSNAGSNLTNANSSLSSRPVLAMPVNSRDKLNTLQTGRQAFLVRYISPAKPGSAIPNQSNESRGNKVLLKIVRTANGIISGGPPASANQSLFLATGSSQTPCFLVSNKCNANLPTGVKKFIPLKNAAQRPVAPSQLSSLQANVWGSKHQPEGVDLQRAHMASRPIRPPSQRKRRRKALFDELPEPVPKSRRLISKALPEKEDSSLWVPVPKDAERTLRLSPFNSLQQFKCPRRNQPVVVLNHPDADIPEVAAIMRLVNRYKGSVSKVALSRKTVQALLDLGPVGGNRTAETCHSSKVSSPKPRMILSSARERFILKMNLKKMTKKKYEVVKSSSVAKRPSKFSCWFCGRLFDNQEDWIGHGQRHLMEATRDWNKLF, encoded by the coding sequence ATGGAGGACGACCTCACAACTCCGGATGACTCTGCCGAAagcgactttaacattattGAGGTAGAGGATGATAAAGAAGCCGTTAAGGAATTTGTAAGCAAACATTTGAAAGATCTGGAATCGCAGTCTCCAGGGTTGCTGTACAGCGACACCGATGAAGCGCCCTTCGAGGAAACAGTGAGTCCCAACAAGACGTCCAGAAAAGCATCCAAGAAATCGCCATGCAAgatccagcagggggcagtctTCTCTGGGAAGATCCTGAGCTTCGGGTGTTCCGAGTGTAAGGATGATGCCACCTACAGCCCCAACGACCTCCTCAAACATTTCCAGGGGGCTCACAAGGGTAACTTGCCAACATACCCTTGTGACCTATGCGGTTTTGTCACCAACGAGTTCCCAGCTCTTCAACGTCATCGCATCGGGCACCGGAACACTTTGGTTACATGTGAGATTTGCAACGACAATGTTCAGTACTCTCTGCTCCTGCTCACCAGGCATTTCATCATGTGTCACAGCCTGAACGGACACTTTCACTGTGAAAAGTGTGAGTTTTCAACGACTGATGCAGGCACGTTTGTTCAGCACATCCATCACCATAATGAAAGTAGGATTAAATGTGTGAAATGCCAGCATGTTAGCTCTAGTAGAAGTGAACACCAGAAGCACCAAAAGGTCCACTCTGGCACCTTCCCATTCTCTTGTCAGCTCTGTGGATATGGGGCAGCAAGAAGGGAGTACCTTAACAAACACATGGTCACATTTCATGGCATGGAGGCTGAAAAGAAAAATGTGTGGCGGGCAATAGAGGACAGCAACAACACTCTGACTAGCTCTTCCGCAGGATTAAAACTCCTACTGAAGAAAAGCCCGTCTGCTGGAGGGGCGTCCAAGGACTCCCAGTGGATGTCAAAACTTCACTCGCTTCCAGGAGGACTGCTTGACCAAAATGGTAGGATGTTCAACCCAGAAAAAAACCTGGAGGAGACCCAACCATTTCTTGAAAAGACTGTTGGTTCTAAAAAGGACAGCAAAAAGTGGAACAAAGGCAAAAATGATCAATCTCCCTCCAAGGCAATGTCATCCCCATCACCATCAAAAGACAGTGACAACAGTTTTGGAGCAGATACTGGAAGCCCCAACTCCAATGGACTTACGGTTCTCATGGTGAAAAATAAAATCTCTCTTCCACCAAATTGCACCACAAAAGTAATGGGGTTCAAGATGGTAGATGGGAAAAAACACCTGGTGCTCAAAGTCATACCAGCAGTGAAGCTAGATTGCTCCCCACAAAATGCAATGTCACTTGTAGAGCAGGAGATGGGATACTCCACCTCAGATAGTACCTCTGACGGAAGTAAACACTCAAGAATCTGTCCAAGCGCCCACTTCTTGGCTGTGTCTCAGAGGAGCGGATCCCCTTTCAGTCCAGACTCTGGCCAGACAAGCACCCCAGGGACTGACCAGGATACTGCAATTATAACAGAAGTTAAGCTTGAGGAGGAGGAAACAAGCATAGGTGAGATGTCATCAAGGTCGGAGGAGGAGAATGGAACTGACAAACTAAATCTCTCACAGAGACTTGAtggaaaacacacacccaacaacGAACATGCGTCTCAAAAAGCTACCAAAGAATCAGATTTGCTTGTATTTGAAAACAGTCAACTGAAACACGGTAAATTATCAAATTTTACTAAAACCCAACCCTTGTTGTTGAGCACTGCATCTTCTGATGTGGGTTCAACAGCTCAAATACTAGTTTCAGAAGCTTCTAGTTCTGGTACATTTATTAAGGATGATATGCCTGATACTGCATTGTCTGCTGTGAGTGTCCCTGCATTGTCTGCTGTGAGTGTCCCTGCAGCGAACATACTTGCTGATGTTTCTTTGGATGCAGAAATAACTACACAACAACTGCAGCtcagaggagagatgggtggCCCTAGTGAAGATCGAGCACTGAGCACAGCTACATACTGTCATGAATCCATCATTCATGATCCCACTGTACCTGATGGAATTAGTGGAGAATCAAAGCCTTCCATTGACAGATTGAAAAGGAAATCTTCCAATAGCAAGGTTGGGAGCACACCTGGCAAAGACACTCTAGAAAATACAGACTCAGTTGTAAAGGAAAAGGATCCCCCTGTAGATGCCAGTAGAAAGACAAATGCAGAAAACTCCATAGAGAATCATCAAAACCAAGAGGTGTTCAGCTTTCATAATTATTCCAAGGAGACATCTAGTCTCTCCTCAAGCTCCACTCAACCTTCTGAAAGTCTTTCAGAGCATTCAGCAGAGGAGGGGAGTTATTGCAGGAGAGAGTCTCCTGAGTGGAGTCTCACATTAGCTGCATCACCTATGACGGAACATGGTATAGAGGACCAATCAGAAACAGGGAATGGAGAAGAGACCCTTAAGGACATCAATGCAATTGAGAGAGTGTCAGAGAGTGACATTGAGGTGGAAGAATGCATAGCTACAGTAGAGGATCCAGGGTCGCCAATGCCAAATGAAAAGGAGAATCAGGTATTGATACACCAAGATCAACCTAAAGTGAAATTGGAGGAAGAAAGTGTTCCTTTGTCTGAAAAGCCAACAGGAAGTAAAAGTACTTCAGCTGCACTTGGTCGAATAGTAGAAGAACATTCAGATGCAATAATTAGTCATcagttggagaaagaaagagtaggCTTTTCTGCTATAGGTCTGGAGTCTGTGAGGCCACCTAAAACTACCCTCAGAATCCTTCAGACTCCAGAGGGAAAGCAGCAAATGTTTCTGCAGACTGCTGATAACTGTTATCCTGTGCCAGTGCAGCTGAAAGGCAACTCTGGGTTCAAGTTGATAACCAAGTCCTCCACTCCCCAGATAAATGTATCATATGTTAAACCAGGAATTGAGAGACAAAGTAATCCCTCAGGGATTGCTCTGACCCTAAATAGTGGCAGGATTGGCATGTCATCAGCATCTTCAGGTGCTAGTGAAAAAGGGCCAAAACTGATATCCGCGGTCCAACCAGGTGTTGGCACGAGTGCAAGCCACTATATTGTCAACAGCGCAGGTCTTAAAAGTCCTCTACTCCTATCCGGCACAGCACAAGGCGCTGCCAGTGAAAACATGGTGAAGGGACAGTCGACTTGTTACTTAGTCCAGAGACCGCTGCCCATTGCTCAGGTTCTCAGTAATGCTGGGAGCAATTTAACAAACGCTAATTCATCACTCTCCTCCCGGCCGGTACTAGCCATGCCCGTAAACTCCAGGGACAAGTTGAACACGTTGCAAACAGGGAGACAAGCCTTCCTGGTCAGGTACATCTCTCCAGCGAAACCTGGGAGTGCCATACCAAACCAATCCAATGAAAGTAGAGGGAATAAGGTTTTACTCAAGATTGTTCGAACTGCTAATGGGATTATCAGCGGTGGGCCACCTGCTTCAGCAAACCAGTCCCTGTTCCTGGCCACCGGTTCTTCTCAGACACCCTGCTTTTTGGTGTCAAACAAATGTAATGCAAACCTTCCCACTGGGGTGAAGAAATTCATCCCCCTAAAAAATGCCGCCCAGAGGCCTGTGGCCCCCTCACAGCTCTCCAGTCTCCAGGCCAACGTATGGGGCAGTAAACACCAACCTGAAGGTGTTGATCTGCAGAGGGCCCATATGGCTTCAAGGCCCATTCGACCTCCAAGCCAAAGGAAGAGGCGTAGAAAGGCATTGTTTGACGAGCTTCCAGAGCCTGTGCCTAAATCGAGGAGGCTCATCAGTAAAGCTTTGCCTGAGAAAGAGGATTCCTCCCTTTGGGTGCCTGTACCCAAAGATGCCGAAAGGACGTTGAGGCTGTCCCCTTTTAACTCCCTCCAGCAGTTCAAGTGTCCCCGCAGGAACCAGCCGGTGGTGGTGCTCAACCACCCAGACGCAGACATCCCGGAGGTGGCGGCTATCATGAGGTTGGTTAACAGGTACAAAGGGTCCGTATCCAAGGTAGCACTGTCTCGGAAAACAGTCCAGGCCCTTCTGGACCTGGGCCCTGTCGGAGGGAACAGAACAGCAGAGACATGTCACTCATCAAAAGTTAGCAGCCCCAAACCTAGGATGATTCTGAGCTCTGCCAGAGAAAGATTTATACTGAAAATGAATCTTAAAAAAATGACCAAGAAAAAATATGAGGTGGTAAAGTCATCCAGTGTTGCAAAGCGGCCGTCAAAATTCAGCTGTTGGTTTTGTGGGCGACTGTTTGACAACCAGGAGGACTGGATAGGCCACGGCCAGCGACATCTCATGGAGGCTACAAGAGACTGGAACAAGCTGTTTTGA